Genomic DNA from Selenomonas sp. oral taxon 126:
GACATTCGTACCTTTGGCGCCGTTATGACGACGTTTGTACAGGGGGCGTTGAATTGCGGTCAGGTACGCGGACCAGTGCAGCTTGGGTTTGCGCGCAGCATTGATCCTATTCTGCCGCAGGAAATCACTATTACCCGAACAGCGATCACAACGGTACAGGCCGCACAGGCACAGAAAACCACGATGGGACGCAAGTTCATTGTTCCCTATGCCCTCTACAAGGTAGAGGGCTATGTCTCGGCAAATCTTGCACGTAAGGTTACCGGATTTTCGGAGGAAGATCTGGAACTCTTGTGGCGGGCAATCTTGTCTATGTTCGAACTGGATCATTCGGCAGCACGTGGCAATATGGCAACGCGTGAATTGATTGTTTTCCGCCATGAAAGCGAACTCGGAAATGCACCTGCCTATCGGTTGTTTGATCGTGTTCATGTCAGTAAGAAAAGGAAAGAGACTCCCGCACGGAGCTATCAAGATTATGAAGTCCATGTGGATACAGAGAATTTGCCTGAAGGGGTAAGCTGTATGCGCATGAGTTGAGAGAATAAAAATGTATGCGTGATATGTGGTGCGAAGGTAAAGCAAACAGAAAAACCAAGCAAAAAATATAGATGCGAGGACCTGCCGCAGGAGGGGCGTGGCAAAGGGGGATATCGTAACCTCGTTTGCGGTCGCGCCCCTCGTGGGCGCGTGGATGTCGAAATGTAGACTTTCGTATGGAAAATTTCGGAGGGAGAGGGTCACTTGCTGTGCTTTACAGGAGTATCCGTGGACTACGGGACGGGGGCGGATGTTGTGCACGCGATAGCGGACACGAGTCTCTGCGTGGAGCGGGGGACGGTGCTCGCACTCATCGGTGCGTCCGGCTGCGGCAAGTCTACGCTCCTGCGCGTGGGGGCGGGGCTTGTGCGTCCGACAGCGGGCACAATCACGAGTGATGGCGTGCCCATCGACCCGCGCACGCTGCGCATCGGCTTCCTGCCGCAGAACTACGGTCTGCTCGCATGGAAGACGGTGCGCGAGAATATCCTGCTCGGCGCACAGATCAAGGGGGAGTGGAGCACCGAGCGGGTGTCGGCATTTGATGAACTCGTCGCAGAGCTTGGACTCTCCGACCTCTTGGAGCGCTATCCGCGTGAGCTCTCGGGCGGACAGCAACAGCGCGTCGGGCTTGCGCGCGTCTTTCTGCTCGCCCCCGATCTCCTGCTGATGGATGAGCCGTTCTCCGCGCTCGACGCAATTACGCGCGAGTCGATGCAGGAGGTATTCCTCTCGCTGTGGAAAAAGCAAGCTGTGACGACCCTGCTCGTAACGCATTATGTGGAGGAGGCACTGACGCTCGCAGGGCGGATTGCCGTCATGCGGGGGACGCCGGGGCACGTCGCAGAGATCATGGACAATCCGTATGCGGGCGACCTCGCGCACCGCTCCTCTCAGGAGTTCTTTGCGATGGGGCAGGAGCTGCGCGCAAAGATCGCGGGAGGCGTGTGATGGCAAAGATTTCGCTGCGGATGTTTGCGCTTGGCATCATCTTCTCGCTTGCTCTTTGGGCGGTTGTTGCACATCTTCTCGCGATGCCCGTGATCCCGCCACCGGAGCAAGTGCTCCTGCGGCTCGTGCAGAAATTTACAGATGTGATTGCCGTTCATGCGGGCTACAGCCTGATGCGCATTGTGTTCGGTCTCGTTGCTGCCGTTGCCGTTGGCTATCCCGTCGGCGTTCTGATGGGATACTTCCCGCGCGTGAACCGCCTGCTTGCGCCGCTCCTATATCTGAGTTATCCCGTGCCGAAGATCGCGCTCCTGCCCGTGGTCATGCTGCTCTTCGGCGTGGGGGAGACGAGCAAACTGCTGCTCGTCTTTCTCATCATCGTCTTTCAGGTTGTCGTTGCCGTGCGTGATGCCGTGGCGGCGATTCCAGCCGAGACCTATGCGCCGCTGCGCGTCCTCGGCGCATCGTTCGTGCAGATCGTACGGCACATCATCGTGCCCGCCTCACTGCCGAAGTTCATCACGGCGGTGCGCGTGGCGATGGCGACGGCGATTTCCGTCCTCTTTTTCACGGAGACGTTCGGGACGCAGTACGGCATCGGATATTACATCATGGACGCATGGCTGCGTGTGAACTACCTCGATATGTATGCGGGCATCGTTGTTCTCAGCACAATGGGGCTACTGCTCTTTGCCCTGCTCGACTGGACAGAACGGCGGCTGTGTGCATGGAATCGAACATAAGATTTCGATTTGATAGAAAAAGTTGTGGACTTGCTTTTCTTTTTCCTACAAATGTCCTATAATGTAGAATGAGAGAGATTCTAAATGATGAGTTCGGGAGGGCTCTGTTGTATGAAAGGTACTGTAGTCGCTACATGGATTAGTACATCGCGTGAGCTATGGGGCAGTGATGTGGTTGACGGGGTTATGCGGGAGATGGGGTGGGAGCCGGATCGGCTCTTTCTGCCGCTTGAGGACGTCGATGACGGCACGATCAAACGCCTGATGGATACGCTCAGCAAGGCGAATGGTCTGTCTGTCAGGGATATTTGGTATGAAATGGGACGCGATAACATTAAGTCCTTTGCACGCGTGTACCCTTCGTTTTTCGCAAATAAAAACCTATATACATTCTTGGCATCAACCTACGATATTCATGTAGAGATCGTAAAAAAGATTGCGGGCGCAAAGCCGCCTCAGCTCATTATGACGCCGATTTCGGAATACGAGGCGATATTTACCTACGATTCGAATCGGGGGCTTCTGGACTATTTTCGCGGGCTGATCAAAGGTTCGGCAGAGTATTTTAAGGAAAAGCTCGGGGTTGAAGTTCTGGAACAGACGGCCACCCATATGAAGCTGAAGCTTACCTTTGAAAAACCGATCTTCCGAGAGAAAACATTTGGCATCAATAAACTCTTTGCCTTTACCGGATCGCCGGCGGGCGGCATTGGTCTGCTGACGTTTGCGGGGACGCTGATTTTATCCGTGCTGCTCAGTCTCGGCGATGTTTCGTGGAAGACATTCGTCATTCCCGTGTGCTCTGCTCTGGTTGCCGCGCTCGGCGCAGGGATTCTGCTGCGTCCGCTCGGAGCAATCGAAAAGGAAATCGATCAGCTGGTCGAAAACAAATATTTTGACGCGCTGACGCTTCGCTCCGGCGACGTATTCGAGCGGGTGAGTGACAAGCTGATCAAGTATCGCAAGCAGACGCAGGCGGACTTTACGGGCTTCAAGGGGATCGTGGACGAGCTGCGGCGCTATGGCAGCGATTTTGACGGATTGGCAGAGAATATGGGGGGGGCCTCGGGGGATATCGCAGACGTGATCAACGAGGTTGCGGACAGTGCTACGACGGGGGCGGAGAATACCATATCCGTGGCAGATTTCCTCAACGCTAATATGAAAGCACTGCAATCGGTCGTCAATGAGCAGGTCAAGAATAACGATGCACTGAACTACGCCGTCAACAGCATTCACGAAGGCTTCGGTAAGGTGCGGACATCCAGTACGAACCTTAATCACAGCATGGAAAAATTCACTGCTGTGAAGGAAGAGGTCGAGTCTCTTAGAGAGGCGACGGAGAAGATCATGGCGATCACGGGGCTGGTAACGGATATCGCAGGGCAAACAAACCTGCTCGCCCTCAATGCTGCGATTGAAGCAGCCAGAGCAGGTGAGCAGGGACGCGGGTTCAGCGTCGTCGCCGAGGAAGTCCGAAAGCTTGCCGAGCAGTCGCAGGGACACGCTGAGGTCATCACGAGCGATGTCATGGCGGTCACGCGTATCATCAACGAGGTCGTCGGTTCGGTCAACGAGGAATATGAGGTCTTGGAGCGTGAGAGCAGTCAGCTCGTTCACGTTGTCGAGGGAAACAATCAGTACATCGACAACATTCGCGGTGTGTCGGGAAGTATTTCGGGCATCATTGAGCAGCTCAAAAATGAGATGACGAACATGGAAGATGTTCTCAGCAAGGTCGAGCATATCGCCTCTATGGCAGAGCAAAACTCCGCCTCAACTGAGGAAGTCAACGCCGCCATGCACACGCATAACCTAAAGCTGCAGGACATGATGGAAAAAATCAAGCAGTTCAAGGAAGTTACCACGGCGTTCTCGGCGGATATCAATCACTATAAGACCTGATCCTGTTCTATGAAAAATGGGCTGTTGCATGAAGACAAAAAGCCTTTGTGCAACAGCCTTTTTTAGGGTATCGCCGTCAATGCAGACAAGATAGGGCGCATGAATACTTCTTCTCAATAGCTTTACAAGCCCCTCTGAAAAATGGTAAGATGAGCGCGTATGCTTTTGCCGTGCGGACAGGTATCTGTTCGACTTTCTTTCAGGAAAAGGATGGTACGCAAAATGAACGAGCTTCTCTATAAAATTCCTGCCAATACGCCGCGCGAGGAGGTCATTCGTCAGCTCAAGGCACATCCCGAGGTGCGCTTCGTCTCGCTCGTTGGCATCGATATGGCGGGCAACGATACCGATGAGAAGATCCCCGTGCGGATTTTCATTGAGGACATCGAGAAATTTTACAATGGAACCGCCGTGCAGACGGACGGCTCCTCCGTCGTCCTGCCGAAGATTGCGACGATCAATAACGCGAAGGTGGATCTTCCGATTGATCCTGCAGTCAACTGGTTCGTGGACTACGATCCCGAGAGCGCGGATGAGGAAACGGGACTGCCCATCGGGACGCTGCGCATTCCGTCCTTTATCATTCACGAGGAAAAGCGCGTCGACTCGCGCGCGGTACTCGTGGATACGCTTGCCTATGTCAAGCAGGAACTGCTCGACTTTTTCCATGCGCATCCCAAGATCTCCGGTGCGCCGAGCCTGAACGGAGCGGACATTGTGGACATTGCGTTTACATCGGCGACAGAGCTTGAGTTCTGGGTCAAGACGCCGCTCGACGACAATGCGTCCATCGAGGAGATGTCCGCCTCGCAGGTGATGAATGAGCAGTATTGGGAGCGCACGCACGGCGCTGTGCGTACGGCGCTCGAGGACTGCATCATCCAGCTTGACAAATACGGCTTCCATATGGAGATGGGGCACAAGGAGGTCGGCGGGCTCAAGGCACAGATCGACGAGAGTGGCCGCATGACGCACGTCTGCGAGCAGATCGAGATCGACTGGCAGTATGACCATGCCGTGCAGGCGGCAGACAACGAGCTCTTCGTCCGCACATTTGTCCGCGAGATCTTCCGCCTCTATGGGCTCGAGGTCAACTTCAAGGCGAAGCCGCTCATCGGGCTTGCGGGCAACGGCGAGCACACGCATCTCAGCCTCGCGGCGATCACGAAGGACGGCAAGCGGCACAGCCTCTTTGCCGCCGATGATCAGAACGCGAACTATATGAATGCGGTCGGCTACGGCGCGCTTATGGGGCTTCTCAAAAACTACGAGGCGATCAACCCGTTCGTGTCTGCAACGAATGATGCGTTCAACCGCCTCAAGCCCGGCTTTGAGGCGCCCGTCTGCATCGTCACCTCGTTCGGCGCCTCGCCTGCGATCCCCTCGCGCAACCGCACGGTGCTCGTGAGTCTCATCCGCGACCTCAAGAATCCGATCGCGACGCGCTTTGAGCTGCGCGCGACGAATCCGTATTCCAACACCTATCTCGTCATTGCCGCCTCTTACCTTGCGATTCTCGACGGGATCAAACACACGGCGGGACGCACGACGGCGGAGCTTCTTGCAGAGCTGTCGAAGCAGCCGGGGGAGAAGGGATTCTACCTCGAGAGCGACCGCGCCTATCGGAGCGAGGAGGACGTGTTCGAGTACTATACGGAGGACGAGCGCGACGCGTGCTTTGGAAAGCCGCCCGCGACGGTTTGGGAGAACATGCTCGGCTTTGACCTCTACCCCGAAAAGGTGGCGGTGCTCACGGCGGGCAACACGCTCCGCCCGCAGATCATTGAGTCGTTCCGTACGGGCGCACTCCTGCGCTGGAAGATTGAGCTCATCAGCCGCATCATCCCCGAGAACCGCAAGCTCGTCCGCCGTATGACGGAGATCAAGAGCGATTTCGTCACAGATCAGGATGCCTACATGTGGAACAAGATCCACGATCTGCGCATCTACCTCGCGAAGGATACGATCGATGACAAGGCGCTTTTCACGTTGCTCATCAAGGCGCTGAATGAGGGCGACTACCCGACGGCGTCCGCCCTGCAGCTCGAGATGTACGCAAAGATGGAGGAGCTCAAGAGCCTCTACGAGTGCTATAAAAAGAATATGATCTGAGTGTAAGAGGCTCTGTCGAAATTTCGGCAGGGCTTCTTTTGGTTAGGGTTGTTTTTATGCTATAATAAAAACAAATCATAAAGTTTTACTGCACTGTGAGGAACATGATGATCGAAGGGCATAAAGCGCGACAATATCAGGATACGGTGTTTCGCCTGTATTTCAGCGACACGATGCGTCTGCGGGAGCTGGCGGGCGCACTGCACGGGCGAACGTACACATCGGAAGAACAGATGGAAATCGTTACACTGGATGGGACGTTCCTGTCACAGCTGAAAAACGATATTTCATTTATACTTGCGGGGCGGCATCTTGTTTTTATGGAGCATCAGAGTACCCCGAACGAGAATATGCCCCTGCGCTGCCTTTACTATGTCTGTGAACAGTTTCGCAGGAAGATTGATGCAAAGTTGCTCTATCAAAACAGGAAGGTCATGCTTCCCGTGCCGGAGTTTCATGTATTCTATACGGGTGTGAAGGTGTTGCCGGAGGAGTCGGTCATGAGGCTCTCTGATGCATTTTGTGCGGATGGCATGGATCTGAACTTGGAGCTTAAAGTCAGCATTCACAACGTCGTCTATGGGGAGCAAAAACAACTCCTTATACAAAGCCGTGCACTGCATGACTATAGCTTCTTTATTAATGCGGTCAAACGGAACATTGCGGCAGGGATACCGCGTGTGGAAGCGATTCGCAGCGCTATACGCTATTGCAAAGAACATGAGATTATGAGGCTGTTTTTGGAGCAGCATGAAAGGGAGGTCATCGACATGGTGGATTTTGAATGGAACCAAGAACTCTTTGAAGAGGCAAAATTCGAGGAGGGGCTTGAGCAGGGGCGTGAGGAAGGTCTTGAGCAGGGACGTGAGGAAGGAAAATCGGCGATGATTCTCGGAATGCTCAGGGAAAAGATGCCGCTTGAGATGATTGCCAAGATTTCGGAGCTCTCCCTTGATAAAGTGCGCGAGCTTGGGCGGATGCACAGCCTGCTGTAAGACATATATTCTTTCTATATGCCTTGTATTTTTTCAAAAATGAAAGGGAACTGCGACACATCGAGAGCGTGCGGCAGTTCCCTTTTTGTGTAGATGAAGGTCGAACCTTCTTCAATGTGGGAAAAGAAGATGTGCGATATGTCTGCCGTCGATGCCGCTACACAAAAGCGGCAATAAAGCCAATTTTTTTGCGTGCAAGGTTATGGCGTACAAGGCTTAAAAAATAAAAGTCAAAAAATCAAAAGTTTTATTTGACTTTTTGACTTTATCTGTTATAATGGGCACATAAACATGAAATGAACTGTGGAGGACATGGATATGGAACAGGATAAATACACAGCGCGGACGCTTGCCGCGCTCCAATCGGCACAGCAGATTGCTGCAATGCGCTATCATCAGGAAATCACGTCGGCACATGTGCTGCTCGCACTAGCGAAGGAGCCGGAGGGGCTGCTTGCGACGATCTTCGAGGTCTGCAATGTCGACCTGCCGATGTTCAAGGCACGGCTTGAGAAGGAGCTTGCGACCATCCCGAGTGTGCGTGGCACGAACCGCCTCGGTATGGGGATGGATATGGTGCGCGTGCTCGGGCGCGCCGAGGAACTGGCGAAGTCGATGAAGGATGAATACGTGTCGACGGAGCATCTCCTGCTCGCGCTCGTCACGGACGGGAGCGACGAGGTACAGCGCATCGCGCGCGAGTTCGGCCTGACAAAGAGCGCCGTGCAGGATGCGATCCAGAAACATCGCAAGCAGAACGTCACGAGTGACAACCCCGAGGAGGGTTATCAGTCGCTCGAAAAATACGGGCGTGATCTGACGGCGGCGGCACGTGCGAACAAGCTCGACCCCGTGATCGGACGCGACGAGGAGATCCGCCGCTCGATCGAGATTCTCTCGCGCCGTACGAAGAACAACCCGGTGCTCATCGGTGAGCCGGGCGTCGGCAAGACGGCGATTGTCGAGGGGCTTGCCCGCCGTATCGTGGCGGGGGATGTGCCCGAGTCGCTGAAGAACAAGACGCTCTACTCGCTCGACATGGGCGCGCTCGTCGCGGGCGCGAAATTCCGCGGCGAATTCGAGGAACGCCTCAAGGCGGTACTCAACGAGATTGCAAAGTCTGAGGGGCAGATTCTCCTCTTCATCGACGAGGTGCACACCGTCGTCGGCGCGGGTGCCGCCGAGGGCGCGATGGATGCGGGCAACCTGCTGAAGCCGCTCCTTGCGCGTGGCGAGCTGCGCTGCATCGGTGCAACGACACTGAACGAGTACCGCAAGTACATCGAGAAGGACACGGCGCTCGAGCGCCGCTTCCAGCCCGTCATGGTCGGCGAGCCGAGCGTGGAGGACACGATTTCGATTCTGCGCGGACTCAAGGATCGCTACGAGGTGCATCACGGCGTCCGCATCCGCGACGCGGCTCTTGTCGCGGCGGCAACGCTCTCGGATCGCTACATCTCCGACCGCTTCCTGCCGGATAAGGCAATCGACCTCGTCGATGAGGCCGCGGCAAAGCTGCGCACGGAGATCGAGTCCATGCCCGCACCGCTTGACGAGATTCGGCGCAAGATCCTCCAACTCGACATCGAGGAGGAGGCTCTGAAAAAGGAGACGGACGAGGCATCGAAGGAAAAACTCGCCGCTCTTGTTGCCGAGAAGGAAGAACTTCACACCGAGGAACAGAAGCTCCAGGAGAAGTGGGAAGGCGAGACGCAGGCGATCCTGCGCGTGCGCGCCATCAAGAAGGAGATGGACGAACTGCGCGGCGAGATGGAGGCGGCGGAGCGTGCCCAGAACCTCGCACGCGCCTCAGAGCTGAAATACGGCAAGATGCCGGAACTTGAGAAGAAACTCGCGGATGAGGAAGCGGCAATTGCCGCCAAATCCGAGGGTGAGCGGATGCTCAAGGAGGAGGTCGGCGAGGAGGACATCGCGCGCGTTGTCAGTCGTTGGACGGGCATCCCCGTGACGAAGATGATGACGGGCGAACGCGAGAAGCTGCTCCGCCTTGAGGAGGTGTTGCATGAGCGCGTCGTAGGTCAGGACGAGGCGGTCACGGCGGTCAGCGAGGCGATCCTGCGCGCGCGTGCGGGCATCAAGGATCCGAACCGCCCGATTGGCTCCTTTATCTTCCTCGGCCCCACGGGCGTGGGCAAGACCGAGCTTGCAAAGACGCTCGCCGAGTCCCTCTTTGACGACGAGCGGAGCATGATCCGCATCGACATGAGCGAGTATATGGAGAAGCACAGTGTCTCGCGTCTCATCGGCGCGCCTCCGGGCTACGTCGGCTATGATGAGGGCGGACAGCTCACGGAGGCGGTGCGCCGTCGCCCGTACAGCGTCATCCTGCTCGACGAGATCGAGAAGGCGCATCGCGACGTGTTCAACGTACTGCTTCAGATCCTCGACGACGGGCGGCTCACGGACGGCAAGGGGCGCGTCGTGAACTTCAAGAACACCGTCATCATCATGACGAGCAACCTCGGCTCGCATGAGATCCTGAGCAAGGACTACGCAGAGGCGGAGACGGCGGTGCGCGCCCTGCTGCGGGAGTATTTCCGCCCCGAGTTCCTGAACCGCGTGGATGACACAATCGTGTTCAAGGCTCTTACAAAGGACGATGTGAAGCGCATCGCGGCGATTATGCTCGCGGCTCTCAGCAAACGCCTCGAGCGGCAGGCTGACATTGAGCTCACATGGGACGATGCGGCACTTGCGGCACTTGCCGATGAGGGATTCGACCCCGATTTCGGTGCGCGTCCGCTCCGTCGCCTACTCACGCACACGGTCGAGACCGCCCTCTCGAAGAAGATCATCGCGGGCGATGTGCGCGGCGGCGATACCGTGGAGCTTGGCTTTGACGGGACGGAGTTTACGTTTAAGAGATTGTAAATCCAAAAGCCTGCCCCGCTTGCGGGGAAGGGGGACCGCGAAGCGGTGGAAGGGGCACAACAGGGAGCAGCATGAAGGTGTATTTTCCTTCATGTCGCTCCTTATTCATTTCCGTACCAAAGGTTACAGCCTTTCTTCACCGACCTGCGTTATAATCGTCACACAGAGATGACAAAGAGCATTTGACATATAAAGGAGTTTTGACGATGGAGAAGATACTGGATCTGAAAAAGACGGTTGCCGAGCTCGTGGAGGAGAATCCCGAAGTAAAGGAGATCATGGCGGGGATCGGCTTTAAGGAGATTACAAATCCCGTTGCGCTGAACGTGATGGGGCGCATCATGACGATTCCGCGCGGCGCAGCGGTGAAGGGCATCGACCTCGCGAAGGTGATTGCGGCATTCGAGGAGCGCGGCTATACGGTTCTCAGCGAGGACGGCGCATCGCGTCAGGGGCGTTTACGCGGCTTTATCGAGCGCCTGTCGAGCGGCGAGGACTTGGAGTCCGTCCGCAAGGACTTCGTGCAGGAGTTCCGGCACGTCGAGGCACAGGAGATTATGGACGCAGAGCAGACCCTCATCAAGGAGGGGCTGCCCATCAAGGAGGTACAGCGTCTCTGCGATGTGCACTCCGCACTCTTTCACGGCGCGATGGACGCTCCTGCGGGTGCGCTCTCGCACGACGAGATTCACGCACAGGCGGCATCGGTGAATCCCGACGACATTGATGCACTGCCCGAGGCACATCCGCTCTCCATCCTGCGTGCGGAGAATGCGGCACTCGACGCGCTGCTCGACACGATTGAGGGCGAGCTGGACGGCGCAAAGCGTACAGATGTCATGCTCCAGCACATTCTCGCGCTCGGTGATGTGCGCTCCCACTACATCAAGAAGGAAGAACTGTTGATGCCGATTCTCTACGATTACGGTGTCACGGGTCCC
This window encodes:
- the cas7c gene encoding type I-C CRISPR-associated protein Cas7/Csd2; translated protein: MSEAIKNRYDFVILFDVENGNPNGDPDAGNMPRVDQETGHGLVTDVCLKRKIRNYIEAIKEGVPGYRIYIKDDVPLAHHDQEACAHFGIEDIKKIKKDNPEIDKKIRDFMCSNFFDIRTFGAVMTTFVQGALNCGQVRGPVQLGFARSIDPILPQEITITRTAITTVQAAQAQKTTMGRKFIVPYALYKVEGYVSANLARKVTGFSEEDLELLWRAILSMFELDHSAARGNMATRELIVFRHESELGNAPAYRLFDRVHVSKKRKETPARSYQDYEVHVDTENLPEGVSCMRMS
- a CDS encoding DUF438 domain-containing protein; protein product: MEKILDLKKTVAELVEENPEVKEIMAGIGFKEITNPVALNVMGRIMTIPRGAAVKGIDLAKVIAAFEERGYTVLSEDGASRQGRLRGFIERLSSGEDLESVRKDFVQEFRHVEAQEIMDAEQTLIKEGLPIKEVQRLCDVHSALFHGAMDAPAGALSHDEIHAQAASVNPDDIDALPEAHPLSILRAENAALDALLDTIEGELDGAKRTDVMLQHILALGDVRSHYIKKEELLMPILYDYGVTGPSQVMWGIDDEMKRELAMIIKALKADAETLPLYEARIRALMQRIREMIFKEEKILFPLSLRYFTQMEWYRCYHDLPDMGISFGVPIPAWAEAQPWLDQEAARLAQSQVGGKLQFPTGELSMEQLTTILQLLPVDITFIDKDDVVRFFTNEGQVFTRPLSALGRDVMNCHPPEIIPVVRNLIADFKAKKRTQMIVHRYIRERPIRVHYQAMYDAVGEYIGTVEFVTDHAEPLEKFRR
- a CDS encoding transposase yields the protein MIEGHKARQYQDTVFRLYFSDTMRLRELAGALHGRTYTSEEQMEIVTLDGTFLSQLKNDISFILAGRHLVFMEHQSTPNENMPLRCLYYVCEQFRRKIDAKLLYQNRKVMLPVPEFHVFYTGVKVLPEESVMRLSDAFCADGMDLNLELKVSIHNVVYGEQKQLLIQSRALHDYSFFINAVKRNIAAGIPRVEAIRSAIRYCKEHEIMRLFLEQHEREVIDMVDFEWNQELFEEAKFEEGLEQGREEGLEQGREEGKSAMILGMLREKMPLEMIAKISELSLDKVRELGRMHSLL
- a CDS encoding ABC transporter permease gives rise to the protein MAKISLRMFALGIIFSLALWAVVAHLLAMPVIPPPEQVLLRLVQKFTDVIAVHAGYSLMRIVFGLVAAVAVGYPVGVLMGYFPRVNRLLAPLLYLSYPVPKIALLPVVMLLFGVGETSKLLLVFLIIVFQVVVAVRDAVAAIPAETYAPLRVLGASFVQIVRHIIVPASLPKFITAVRVAMATAISVLFFTETFGTQYGIGYYIMDAWLRVNYLDMYAGIVVLSTMGLLLFALLDWTERRLCAWNRT
- a CDS encoding glutamine synthetase translates to MNELLYKIPANTPREEVIRQLKAHPEVRFVSLVGIDMAGNDTDEKIPVRIFIEDIEKFYNGTAVQTDGSSVVLPKIATINNAKVDLPIDPAVNWFVDYDPESADEETGLPIGTLRIPSFIIHEEKRVDSRAVLVDTLAYVKQELLDFFHAHPKISGAPSLNGADIVDIAFTSATELEFWVKTPLDDNASIEEMSASQVMNEQYWERTHGAVRTALEDCIIQLDKYGFHMEMGHKEVGGLKAQIDESGRMTHVCEQIEIDWQYDHAVQAADNELFVRTFVREIFRLYGLEVNFKAKPLIGLAGNGEHTHLSLAAITKDGKRHSLFAADDQNANYMNAVGYGALMGLLKNYEAINPFVSATNDAFNRLKPGFEAPVCIVTSFGASPAIPSRNRTVLVSLIRDLKNPIATRFELRATNPYSNTYLVIAASYLAILDGIKHTAGRTTAELLAELSKQPGEKGFYLESDRAYRSEEDVFEYYTEDERDACFGKPPATVWENMLGFDLYPEKVAVLTAGNTLRPQIIESFRTGALLRWKIELISRIIPENRKLVRRMTEIKSDFVTDQDAYMWNKIHDLRIYLAKDTIDDKALFTLLIKALNEGDYPTASALQLEMYAKMEELKSLYECYKKNMI
- the clpB gene encoding ATP-dependent chaperone ClpB; translation: MEQDKYTARTLAALQSAQQIAAMRYHQEITSAHVLLALAKEPEGLLATIFEVCNVDLPMFKARLEKELATIPSVRGTNRLGMGMDMVRVLGRAEELAKSMKDEYVSTEHLLLALVTDGSDEVQRIAREFGLTKSAVQDAIQKHRKQNVTSDNPEEGYQSLEKYGRDLTAAARANKLDPVIGRDEEIRRSIEILSRRTKNNPVLIGEPGVGKTAIVEGLARRIVAGDVPESLKNKTLYSLDMGALVAGAKFRGEFEERLKAVLNEIAKSEGQILLFIDEVHTVVGAGAAEGAMDAGNLLKPLLARGELRCIGATTLNEYRKYIEKDTALERRFQPVMVGEPSVEDTISILRGLKDRYEVHHGVRIRDAALVAAATLSDRYISDRFLPDKAIDLVDEAAAKLRTEIESMPAPLDEIRRKILQLDIEEEALKKETDEASKEKLAALVAEKEELHTEEQKLQEKWEGETQAILRVRAIKKEMDELRGEMEAAERAQNLARASELKYGKMPELEKKLADEEAAIAAKSEGERMLKEEVGEEDIARVVSRWTGIPVTKMMTGEREKLLRLEEVLHERVVGQDEAVTAVSEAILRARAGIKDPNRPIGSFIFLGPTGVGKTELAKTLAESLFDDERSMIRIDMSEYMEKHSVSRLIGAPPGYVGYDEGGQLTEAVRRRPYSVILLDEIEKAHRDVFNVLLQILDDGRLTDGKGRVVNFKNTVIIMTSNLGSHEILSKDYAEAETAVRALLREYFRPEFLNRVDDTIVFKALTKDDVKRIAAIMLAALSKRLERQADIELTWDDAALAALADEGFDPDFGARPLRRLLTHTVETALSKKIIAGDVRGGDTVELGFDGTEFTFKRL
- a CDS encoding methyl-accepting chemotaxis protein, encoding MKGTVVATWISTSRELWGSDVVDGVMREMGWEPDRLFLPLEDVDDGTIKRLMDTLSKANGLSVRDIWYEMGRDNIKSFARVYPSFFANKNLYTFLASTYDIHVEIVKKIAGAKPPQLIMTPISEYEAIFTYDSNRGLLDYFRGLIKGSAEYFKEKLGVEVLEQTATHMKLKLTFEKPIFREKTFGINKLFAFTGSPAGGIGLLTFAGTLILSVLLSLGDVSWKTFVIPVCSALVAALGAGILLRPLGAIEKEIDQLVENKYFDALTLRSGDVFERVSDKLIKYRKQTQADFTGFKGIVDELRRYGSDFDGLAENMGGASGDIADVINEVADSATTGAENTISVADFLNANMKALQSVVNEQVKNNDALNYAVNSIHEGFGKVRTSSTNLNHSMEKFTAVKEEVESLREATEKIMAITGLVTDIAGQTNLLALNAAIEAARAGEQGRGFSVVAEEVRKLAEQSQGHAEVITSDVMAVTRIINEVVGSVNEEYEVLERESSQLVHVVEGNNQYIDNIRGVSGSISGIIEQLKNEMTNMEDVLSKVEHIASMAEQNSASTEEVNAAMHTHNLKLQDMMEKIKQFKEVTTAFSADINHYKT
- a CDS encoding ABC transporter ATP-binding protein, coding for MLCFTGVSVDYGTGADVVHAIADTSLCVERGTVLALIGASGCGKSTLLRVGAGLVRPTAGTITSDGVPIDPRTLRIGFLPQNYGLLAWKTVRENILLGAQIKGEWSTERVSAFDELVAELGLSDLLERYPRELSGGQQQRVGLARVFLLAPDLLLMDEPFSALDAITRESMQEVFLSLWKKQAVTTLLVTHYVEEALTLAGRIAVMRGTPGHVAEIMDNPYAGDLAHRSSQEFFAMGQELRAKIAGGV